One genomic segment of Streptomyces sp. RerS4 includes these proteins:
- a CDS encoding M28 family metallopeptidase — protein MSLSVSRRLAAVTAVAVAGLLAATSPAALAAPTSVTAAPTPPDIPLANVKAHLTQLSSIASANGGNRAHGRAGYKASIDYVKAKLDAAGFTTTLQTFTTSGATGYNLIADWPGGDPNSVLMSGSHLDSVSSGAGINDNGSGSAAVLEAALAVSRANLQPTKHLRFGWWGAEELGLVGSKFYVNSLPAAEKAKISGYLNFDMIGSPNPGYFVYDDDPTIEQTFKNYYAGLGVPTEIETEGDGRSDHASFKNVGIPVGGLFTGASNTKTSAQAQKWGGTAGQAFDRCYHSSCDTTANINDTALDRNADAIAYAIWNLGAATPVPPGPSFENTTDVNIPDSPAAAVTSPITVSGVAGNAPATTKVDVNIVHTYRGDLQIDLIAPDGTAYRLKNSSSDAADNLITSYTVNASSEVANGVWKLQVKDVAAQDVGYINSWKITF, from the coding sequence ATGAGCCTGTCCGTCTCCCGGCGTCTCGCCGCCGTGACCGCAGTCGCGGTCGCGGGGTTGCTCGCCGCCACCTCCCCCGCCGCGCTCGCCGCGCCGACGTCGGTCACCGCCGCGCCAACGCCGCCGGACATCCCGCTGGCCAACGTCAAGGCGCACCTGACCCAGCTGTCCTCCATCGCCTCCGCCAACGGCGGCAACCGCGCCCACGGTCGGGCCGGCTACAAGGCCTCGATCGACTACGTGAAGGCCAAGCTGGACGCCGCCGGCTTCACCACCACGCTCCAGACCTTCACCACCAGCGGCGCCACCGGCTACAACTTGATCGCCGACTGGCCGGGGGGTGACCCCAACTCGGTGCTGATGTCCGGCTCGCACCTGGACTCGGTGAGCTCGGGCGCCGGCATCAACGACAACGGCTCCGGCTCGGCGGCCGTCCTGGAGGCCGCGCTCGCGGTCTCCCGCGCCAACCTCCAGCCGACGAAGCACCTGCGCTTCGGCTGGTGGGGCGCCGAGGAGCTGGGCCTGGTCGGCTCGAAGTTCTACGTCAACAGCCTGCCGGCCGCCGAGAAGGCGAAGATCTCCGGCTACCTGAACTTCGACATGATCGGCTCGCCGAACCCGGGCTACTTCGTCTACGACGACGACCCGACCATCGAGCAGACCTTCAAGAACTACTACGCGGGCCTCGGCGTCCCGACCGAGATCGAGACCGAGGGCGACGGCCGCTCCGACCACGCGTCCTTCAAGAACGTGGGCATCCCCGTCGGCGGCCTCTTCACCGGCGCGAGCAACACCAAGACGTCCGCCCAGGCGCAGAAGTGGGGCGGCACCGCCGGTCAGGCCTTCGACCGCTGCTACCACTCCTCGTGCGACACCACGGCGAACATCAACGACACCGCCCTGGACCGCAACGCCGACGCCATCGCGTACGCGATCTGGAACCTCGGGGCGGCCACCCCGGTCCCGCCGGGCCCGTCCTTCGAGAACACCACGGACGTGAACATCCCGGACTCCCCCGCCGCCGCGGTGACCTCGCCGATCACGGTCTCCGGCGTCGCGGGCAACGCCCCCGCCACCACCAAGGTCGACGTGAACATCGTCCACACCTACCGCGGTGACCTCCAGATCGACCTGATCGCCCCGGACGGGACGGCGTACCGGCTGAAGAACTCCAGCTCGGACGCGGCCGACAACCTGATCACCAGCTACACGGTGAACGCGTCGAGCGAGGTGGCCAACGGCGTCTGGAAGCTCCAGGTCAAGGACGTGGCGGCGCAGGACGTCGGCTACATCAACAGCTGGAAGATCACTTTCTGA